The genome window TGGAGTTCCTGCATCAGTTCCTCTAACAGTTATTACTTAGCCAAAATATTTAACTGGTGTTCAACAGTTGGGCTATCTTGAAGCAATGGAAGCTCACCCAGAGCTGCAAACACAAATTTATTCTATTTATGGTGTGACTAGCCTGTGTGTGTCTAAGTGTTGAACTGAGCATTTTGTTATTTTAATTGCTGATGAATTCTGTCAGTATCTCAGAATCCCGGCAATAATCGAGTTATATGCAGGGTATTTGCTTTTGTTCTGAAAAATGACGTTGGGAGTTGTTGTCTGGTAATGATTTAAGATCGGAACTGCTACCACAAACTGATCACTGACTCTTGTTTCTGTCTCCTGTCAGAATGCTGGTGAGTTGATGTCTGTGGCCCAAAGCCTTTCCCAGCCAGCAGATTCTTACATAAATGATGTGAGTATTTGATTCTGGTGCCTGTATTCTTGAAATGGAATGAATATTGCGAGACAATTCCCTCCTTGACACAGTCATCAATCCTGAAAAATTGTTATGTCCTGCATTATCCTTGTCCTCCCATTTCTGGTAGGAATTCAGTTCCTGATTGTTGTCAGCTGTTATCCAGTTGACAAGCCCACTATATCAAAATCTGTTCTAGTTTTACTTTCCTGGCACTTGTGGTCACTGCCCATTCCCTGGAGTCCTTGAGTGGTGGTGAATCAGTCTCTCAAAGCTCAAAACACAAGATTTACTCCAGGACAtagacccagcaacaatgaagacaCAGTGACATATTTCCCAAGCAGGTTGGTGAGTGAGGTGAAGGTGGGggtgttcccatctatccactgctcttatccttctagatggtaaaggttgtgggtttggaaaaagCCAAAGGAATCTTGGccagttgctgcagtgcatcttgtagatggtacacactgctgccaatgtGTGTCACTGCTGGAGGGATGAACCGAATGTGTGAACTGGTGAGTACAACATCCCGATCTTGATCCAGGTGACTGTGAAAGCTCCTGGACAGCTGGCTGAGGATTCAAGGTTTTCACATCCCCCGAGTCACacaacaaaatcatgagaagcaatTATTGGTCAATGTCACATGAGTCATCGTGTTTCCACAAGCAACATTGTACTTGGTGAAGCTGTTAGAGACTGAGGTGGAAGTCTTTTATAACTAGCTGTTCGAGTGAGGTGGATCAAACTGTGCAAGTTTTTATACATGTCCTGATGAACTTTGTTGTATCAACAAACTCTTTTTACTTTTAGACAACTTATGTTTGAGCAAAGGATAAAAGCTTTCTTCTTTAAAGTGGACCTGTCTGACAGGTGTTGTTCGTCgtactccatttctttctcagtcTGACAGAGATCAAAGAGTTTGCAATACAACAGCAAAAGGTGGCTTTGTCATTCCAGAGTCTCAGTGGTGGATTTTCCTTCCAAAAAGAACTTTTGTCTGAATAGATGCAGACAGAGAATTGAACTGATTTTCTCCGGATTAGAATTAAAAAACGTAGACAAGAAAGGGCAGGTCATGGAGCATCCAGTGTGGAGAGAAATTAAGTTAACTTTTCAGTTTGAAGACCTTTGCTTCAAACTGCTGGAAGGTCATTGAACTGAAACAGTTAGTTTCTGTCCTATTTTTTGGACAAAGGAGGTGGTTACTGAATGTATATTGAACACGGAACGTTTTCTCCCAGAGTACAGACATCATGACATTGATCACTGTCGTGTTTGAAATCTTGCTAATCTTTGGTCTGTAAGGAAAGTTTTTCAACATCACAACAGACAGTCAGAATGAGAACTGAGAGACAGGCATAAGTGAACACAATAGCTCAAAAAGCAAAGCTTCTACCTTGGACCATGTGAGGACATAGGTTCAAGGCAGACAGACATGCTTCAAAATGGGAACAACATCTTGTGTCCTTCGTGTTAAAAAAACTAGTCTTCTCAGGAAGCGAGCTGATGTTTGCTTGTAGCTGTGggattacagaatcatagaacggTGAGCACAACTGGCTATCATTTCTGCAAGGGAGGAACTAAACAAGGCCCCGTGCATTCCTTTATTCTTCTGCATATGTTTGCTGGTACACTTGCCTTGTGAAATTGAACCTGGCTACACCAGCCTCTCAAGGAAACGATCCAAATCCCTTTGGACCACTCTGAAATGTTCCAATCAAATCCATCACAGCACTCTGCGGTATTTGTTAAAAACTCAGACAGTAAGTTGACCTTACCTTTTGTGTATTGCCAGTTTTTATTAaacaatgccccccccccccgcccccccccccccaaaagttTTGTGTTACATAATTCTGCCCATTGTTTTACAGCCAAACCTTGAAATGATGTGGGCTATGAAAGCTTATCAACATGCTgagatttatttcaatgtaagtaCAAATTGCTTTTTGCTGTATTATTGATTAAAGGCTTTTATTTGATTCTACATGAATGAGGAATTAATGTAAAAGTAAGGACAGGGTCATGATGACACAGTAAAATGAGAATTTCCATCTTTCTGATACAGAAGAGCACTTCATCCATTAGATAAAGTATTCTCATGGCCATGAACACATCATGATGAAATTCAATTGGATGGTCACCCCACATTAATAGCCAAAGCTTTAAGATCAAACACAGCATTCAAAAGTACTTACCATAAGGTAATGGATAATGAAATTGGCAAGAGCTTGTCAATGTACTTGGCCAAAAGGTTCCTGAACCCACAATAACCTTCCTGCAAGGTTGACAAATGCATTGATCCAATATGTTGCCAATGCAGCTTCAGAAACGTACCTACCTTGTTAAAAGCAAGGTAGCAATTGTTTGAAAGGTGGAACCAACATTAGTTGAAATAAATCTTGGATTGCAAGCTGACAAAATTCTCACATGGAGCAAAATGGCACCACGTTCCACTGCCTGACCCAGATCTTTACCCAATGTTGGGGCAACCCAATCTGTTTGGGATTCGGACCGTTTGTATGGAATCACGCTGAGTATGTTGGTAACAGTAGAAAGGCTCATTTATCACCAAAAACACAGAACCCAGAGAATGGGTCAATATTACCGTGCCCTGAGAAGTACTGAAGTACttgcaccattccttcattgatGTCAATAACAGATTCAGGTCATGTACCTCTTTTTAGCAGTGATGTTGGGAACATGGAAGTGATGGCTGACAATGTATTTGTAGTAACAATGAGGCAGGAGGAGGGATGTAACCATTTTCTAGGCAGGGTGTGCATCCTTTGTAAATGTCAACATTGACAAGGGATCTCCACAAAGGTCAAATTTCCATTTGACTGTGAAAGTCAGGGTATTTTTGGCTTTTTATCACCATTTTCAGCATTCTAATGGCAATATTAACAGGTTCTTCAGTTGGAATACACCCATCTCTGCTGTACATGCCAAGGAATTTCAGGATGCATCAGTTTTCAGGGGGATCCTGGGATGTGATCACAGTTCAGACGGAGTCTGTGCAAGTCTCAATCAGAACAGACCATGACTTGACTGtggatacattagtcagggtaaatgtaggggaataggtctgggtggcttacacttcggagggtcggtgtggagttgttgggccgaagagcctgtttccacagtgtagggattctatctctCAATGAATAAAGTAGTAAAAGGGTCCAAATCTGTGTCACAACTGCAAATGCTCCCTGGGAGTGTCTCAGTATTTCAGAAAGCCCAATCTGACAACAGTGGGaagtttatttcttttatttcacGTTATTGCCACGAGTACAGAAACCACTCTTTGTGATTCGCGGTACCTCTGTTTCCTTTCAAAGCTCATTTGTTCAGTTGACCCAACATTTCTGAAACTGACCAGAGAAGACGATCAAATTTACACAGAGTTCAGGAAGCAGTTCAGGGACTTGAAAATCGACGTACTGGATCCAGCCAAGTTGAAGTCAGACGCGGCCAAACAAGTGAGTTCCTTTTAATTTGGTGTCCTTGTAGCCATGTTCCTGACTGCTTGTGGGATTTTGCCTCATTCAACTTGAGCAGCTGTCTTGAATCTCCGTTCTCTCCTCTTGCAGCAATGGCGCCCATTCTGCCTGAAGTTTGAAACACTGGTCGAAGACTTCAACTACGGCACGCTTCTGCGGCTGGACTGCTCAAAAGATTACGTGGAGGAAAACACGATATTCGGTTAGGGGTGACAGAGGGGAAGCAAAATGGAGGGAGGCATGGAAGGgaaatgggggaggggaagggaattgtggggaaaaaaaaagtacatgcAGATATGTTTGTTATGGATCTCGGATGTGCTTTTCTGATTCCATCTTTCCCCACTCAGCTACCAGGATCCAATTCTTCGCCATTGAAATAGCCCGGAATCGGGAGGGCTACAACACCATGGTCTATGAAAGATCAACAAAAGCCAAGACTGCTCATGCTGATGACAAGGTGACTGAAGTCTCCACTGAGCAAGAACCaccactggcccagccagcagggTTAGCTGGGGAAGAAAACGCTGCACATTCATAGCAGATTAGAGGGACACACTGGAGTGGCTGCATCATATTCTGCTTGTCAAGAAGTGGGACCGCTCCAGCTCACAGAATTTAAGCCAGAGCTCCATGTATGAAAGCTTCAGTATAAAACCAGACAAGTGCTCTTGGAGGCACCTGGACAAATACGGACAACTCAGTCTTAAGACTCTTTATCCCAGAATGGTTCTATGTTGCCAAGTTTAATCAAACATGGTCCGGTTACAGGTTTTGCAAAGACTATTTAATCAGCTTCAAACTTCTCTCTGATGCCATGGAAAAGGCATCCCGTGGAATGCAAAGAGACAGATGAACACAGATTGAGAGACACCACATGATTATTAATATCGCTATACACACTAGAAAAACAAGGACAGAGAATTGAGTAAAGAAGCAAAGAGAGGGGAGGATGTCTTGATGTATTTAATCAGTTGCTTTTGGGTAGTACTATCCATGTAATGCAAACCCCTCTGAAAATTCAACGACCTGAGGCAAAACAAATGGGAGAAGCAGCAAATTGAGCGGTTTTGtttggggtggaggggaggggtttGATGACAGGGAAGGATAGGAGGGAGCAGTGTTGGGATATAAAGAGCAACTTGCCCACTCCTTGAGGTAGCTGCTTTCCTGCTGCTTACTTGAAGCACGGGAGACACCTTTCTGTACAAACCATTGACAGTTTATTCGCAGTCACAATGCTTACACTAGATGCAGCAAACATTCTTACATACCAACCTACCTGATCACGCAGTGATTCGGAAATGTTTAGTCAGAACATTCAGTGGAAAGGAACAATAAAAATATATAATCCATTGGTTTTCTGTTCCTTCGTGAATATAAATGAGCTGTGCTCAACACATAATTAGCAGCAACAGTATCTGTTACTTTTTCTACAGAAATTCCCTAATCACTAGTGgaacaattgttggaaaaatatggaTGGACAGTTGGGAGTGAAATCCACATGAGCTGGTAAGTTTAGCTTCAGTCCTTATTTGTACAGTTTCAGACTTGATTTTGCAGAGCTCTGTATCTAACTAAACTCCCACacacattccaccccatctaCCTGACACCAGCCAA of Chiloscyllium plagiosum isolate BGI_BamShark_2017 chromosome 42, ASM401019v2, whole genome shotgun sequence contains these proteins:
- the pbdc1 gene encoding protein PBDC1 isoform X1, which codes for MEMITPRTCQNAGELMSVAQSLSQPADSYINDPNLEMMWAMKAYQHAEIYFNLICSVDPTFLKLTREDDQIYTEFRKQFRDLKIDVLDPAKLKSDAAKQQWRPFCLKFETLVEDFNYGTLLRLDCSKDYVEENTIFATRIQFFAIEIARNREGYNTMVYERSTKAKTAHADDKVTEVSTEQEPPLAQPAGLAGEENAAHS
- the pbdc1 gene encoding protein PBDC1 isoform X2 — its product is MAGLGSLNAGELMSVAQSLSQPADSYINDPNLEMMWAMKAYQHAEIYFNLICSVDPTFLKLTREDDQIYTEFRKQFRDLKIDVLDPAKLKSDAAKQQWRPFCLKFETLVEDFNYGTLLRLDCSKDYVEENTIFATRIQFFAIEIARNREGYNTMVYERSTKAKTAHADDKVTEVSTEQEPPLAQPAGLAGEENAAHS
- the pbdc1 gene encoding protein PBDC1 isoform X3, which translates into the protein MSVAQSLSQPADSYINDPNLEMMWAMKAYQHAEIYFNLICSVDPTFLKLTREDDQIYTEFRKQFRDLKIDVLDPAKLKSDAAKQQWRPFCLKFETLVEDFNYGTLLRLDCSKDYVEENTIFATRIQFFAIEIARNREGYNTMVYERSTKAKTAHADDKVTEVSTEQEPPLAQPAGLAGEENAAHS